A single window of Anaerocolumna chitinilytica DNA harbors:
- a CDS encoding MarR family winged helix-turn-helix transcriptional regulator, translating into MQLNQNNMEDILFEYIEQFRLIISPETWGNVLMECSKNEMLVLLFLYRKGESNMSQVAEYLCTPLNTATGIITRMENKKMVSRIRNVDDKRVVTLILADAGKQQINEIIKNFAYYGQLLMKDLTQEELKILHNVLDKVINMLRNVNHKDTQEVTKKIRKITIE; encoded by the coding sequence TTGCAGTTAAATCAAAATAACATGGAAGACATCTTATTTGAATATATAGAACAATTTCGCCTTATTATTTCACCTGAAACCTGGGGAAATGTCTTGATGGAGTGCTCAAAAAATGAAATGCTGGTGTTACTTTTTCTCTATCGAAAAGGCGAAAGCAATATGTCACAGGTTGCAGAATATCTATGTACTCCCCTGAATACCGCCACAGGTATTATTACAAGGATGGAGAATAAGAAGATGGTTTCAAGAATCCGTAATGTAGACGATAAGCGGGTGGTAACCCTTATTTTAGCGGATGCTGGAAAGCAGCAAATCAATGAAATAATTAAGAACTTTGCCTATTATGGTCAGCTGTTAATGAAGGATTTGACGCAGGAGGAATTGAAAATCCTTCATAATGTACTGGATAAAGTAATTAATATGCTGCGGAATGTGAATCATAAAGACACCCAAGAGGTGACTAAAAAGATAAGAAAGATAACAATTGAATAG
- a CDS encoding PQQ-dependent sugar dehydrogenase produces the protein MIKVKVNLLPLVSNINLPTVLKTAILPGDTVERLFIATQVGEIFYIGNGVIETFLDIRPRILELGASSGGYDERGLLGLAFHPAFYYNGLFYLHYSAAGSQGPGALAGTFEPDPCDPATQNLEWTNRDVNYNHIDTVEEWILPSNAQPQKRRTLLNIRRPFLNHNGVNSLNFSPETGNLILTTGDGGLGYDPFNLSQNAMEIAGKIIEIDITKNIFYDNPPVVTRFDELPLPIQETLTVIAKGVRNIPGISFQRFYNRYIKYVGNVGQDLVESIFSFVDYKPIPVTELVQSSFGETESEQEGFVNFGWRGWEGAFPTSVIRDCSADPTLSEKVFAYYDEAVETSVRRLPPLISYFHQDSRPGKFGATALTGVQPYEGSEISDLSGSIVFTDLAQDEDSPPPVRGALAYTRVSTDCKLGDYSVIETDYDFGSESSYYVSLGTNLDQTKLYLGVYGSMKVSDYNKGTIYEIIP, from the coding sequence TTGATAAAAGTTAAAGTTAATTTATTGCCCCTGGTAAGTAATATAAATTTGCCCACCGTTTTGAAGACGGCTATATTACCGGGCGATACAGTAGAAAGATTATTTATCGCAACCCAGGTAGGGGAGATTTTTTACATAGGAAACGGAGTGATAGAGACATTCTTAGATATCCGCCCGCGCATCCTTGAATTAGGGGCTTCTTCCGGCGGCTATGATGAACGGGGCTTACTGGGACTAGCGTTTCATCCAGCCTTCTACTACAATGGTCTGTTCTATCTTCATTATTCGGCAGCCGGATCACAAGGCCCGGGTGCTCTTGCCGGAACCTTTGAACCCGACCCATGTGACCCTGCCACCCAAAACCTGGAATGGACAAATCGAGATGTTAACTATAATCACATTGATACTGTTGAAGAATGGATTCTACCATCAAATGCCCAACCTCAAAAACGACGGACTTTATTAAACATAAGAAGACCTTTTTTAAATCACAACGGTGTCAATAGTTTAAACTTCTCTCCTGAGACAGGTAACCTTATATTAACAACAGGGGATGGGGGATTAGGCTATGATCCATTCAATTTAAGCCAGAATGCTATGGAAATTGCCGGTAAAATAATTGAAATTGATATAACGAAAAATATATTTTATGATAATCCACCTGTGGTTACACGTTTTGATGAACTTCCCCTACCTATTCAGGAGACGCTTACGGTTATAGCAAAAGGAGTCCGCAATATTCCGGGCATTTCTTTTCAAAGGTTTTACAATCGGTATATCAAATACGTAGGGAATGTCGGGCAGGATCTGGTAGAATCTATTTTTTCATTCGTTGATTATAAACCAATACCAGTTACTGAGCTTGTGCAATCTTCTTTTGGGGAAACAGAGTCTGAGCAAGAAGGATTTGTTAATTTTGGTTGGCGAGGGTGGGAAGGTGCTTTTCCTACTTCGGTAATACGCGATTGTTCTGCAGATCCAACTTTGAGTGAAAAAGTATTTGCTTATTATGATGAAGCCGTTGAGACTTCCGTACGGCGCCTTCCTCCGCTGATCAGCTATTTTCATCAAGATTCCCGGCCAGGTAAATTCGGAGCAACCGCACTTACAGGAGTCCAGCCCTATGAGGGAAGTGAAATCTCAGATTTATCGGGAAGCATTGTATTTACCGACCTGGCTCAGGATGAAGACTCTCCTCCGCCTGTTAGAGGTGCTTTAGCTTATACCAGAGTAAGCACAGATTGTAAACTGGGGGATTATAGTGTTATTGAAACAGACTATGATTTTGGATCTGAATCATCCTATTATGTCAGCTTGGGAACGAATCTGGATCAAACCAAATTATATTTAGGAGTTTATGGCTCCATGAAAGTATCCGATTATAATAAAGGTACCATTTACGAAATTATCCCATGA
- a CDS encoding DUF3658 domain-containing protein — MIELTFGESPAGALKLAKSRKQGENVGGAVAVFGGTENEQREAMKPHRWSGMTMEGSSKDVIALTLELDIGDISEVDSDISKRRKMFDNLFTDFPEELERIKKQNQYAMLRLQEAKTSLEPIRMWISTSDPAEMCGMYFICHLMSDSKTPLSVVSIPTQLESDNCIIWYRSTGEVDAEKFGAFVQYEEAVSGLQRSVYAGLWRDLVLENAPLRAIINGCVISVPIEFYDFTLLANISEEPIRIGQVIGKIIGQVPGVGDRLLYLRIEALIQSGEFIKLSVGTGDHPYSVVIKRNDKKSKKFH, encoded by the coding sequence ATGATAGAACTTACCTTTGGCGAAAGCCCTGCCGGTGCTCTTAAGCTTGCAAAATCAAGGAAGCAGGGAGAAAATGTAGGCGGTGCAGTCGCTGTGTTTGGAGGTACTGAAAATGAACAACGTGAAGCGATGAAACCTCATAGATGGTCTGGTATGACAATGGAAGGCAGTTCTAAGGATGTCATCGCATTAACATTGGAGTTGGACATCGGTGATATTTCGGAAGTGGATTCCGATATTAGTAAGCGTAGAAAGATGTTTGACAATCTTTTTACGGATTTTCCAGAGGAGCTTGAAAGAATAAAGAAGCAAAATCAGTATGCTATGCTCCGTCTTCAAGAAGCGAAAACCTCGCTGGAACCCATTCGAATGTGGATAAGTACCAGTGATCCCGCTGAAATGTGCGGTATGTATTTTATATGTCATCTGATGTCAGATTCCAAGACACCACTTTCCGTTGTATCTATTCCAACACAGCTTGAGAGTGATAACTGTATTATATGGTATCGCAGTACGGGAGAAGTAGATGCAGAAAAATTTGGAGCATTTGTTCAATATGAGGAAGCGGTAAGCGGATTACAGCGAAGTGTCTATGCGGGGTTATGGCGTGACCTGGTGCTTGAAAATGCACCTTTGCGTGCAATTATAAATGGTTGTGTAATTAGTGTACCGATTGAATTTTATGATTTTACTCTTCTTGCTAACATCTCAGAGGAACCTATAAGAATTGGACAAGTAATTGGCAAAATAATAGGCCAAGTACCAGGAGTTGGTGACCGTTTGCTATATTTACGAATAGAAGCATTAATACAGTCAGGTGAGTTCATAAAACTTTCCGTAGGGACTGGTGACCATCCTTATTCCGTAGTTATTAAACGAAATGATAAGAAAAGCAAGAAATTCCATTGA
- a CDS encoding ABC transporter ATP-binding protein gives MKNIIQIKAVKKAYKNVEVLKGVDLEVEQGGIFALLGSNGAGKTTIIRIMATLLKADSGSVTIDGFDTKKNSREIRGLISLTGQFAAIDEILTGRENLQMIAKLRHLKNHKQIAEDLIRCFNMSEAADRRVGTYSGGMKRRIDIAMSLVGNPKIIFLDEPTTGLDPEARLEVWKIVKELSAAGTTVFLTTQYLEEAEQLADKIAILHEGRIIANDTLDGLKQIFPPAKVEYVEKQPTLEEIFLTIIGKKEEK, from the coding sequence ATGAAAAATATCATACAGATTAAAGCAGTAAAGAAAGCTTATAAAAACGTAGAAGTTCTAAAAGGAGTTGATTTGGAAGTTGAACAGGGAGGCATCTTTGCTTTACTAGGTTCTAATGGAGCAGGAAAAACAACGATAATCAGAATTATGGCTACTTTATTGAAAGCAGATTCCGGAAGTGTGACAATCGATGGGTTTGACACCAAGAAAAATTCCAGGGAAATTAGAGGCCTTATCAGCCTTACCGGTCAGTTTGCTGCCATTGATGAAATATTAACTGGAAGGGAGAATCTACAAATGATAGCAAAGCTTAGACATCTTAAGAACCATAAACAAATTGCAGAGGACCTGATTCGCTGTTTCAATATGTCAGAGGCAGCAGACCGCAGAGTGGGTACCTATTCCGGAGGCATGAAAAGAAGAATTGATATTGCTATGAGCCTTGTGGGAAATCCCAAGATTATATTCCTGGATGAACCTACGACAGGTCTTGACCCGGAAGCACGTCTAGAAGTCTGGAAAATTGTAAAAGAGTTATCTGCAGCAGGAACGACAGTATTCCTGACAACACAATATTTAGAGGAAGCAGAGCAGCTGGCTGATAAAATAGCTATTCTCCACGAAGGAAGAATAATCGCGAATGATACACTTGATGGGTTAAAACAGATATTTCCTCCTGCAAAAGTGGAATATGTTGAAAAACAACCTACTTTAGAGGAAATATTCTTAACCATCATTGGAAAAAAGGAGGAAAAATAA
- a CDS encoding sugar phosphate isomerase/epimerase family protein has translation MKISASTYSFGNMLYSGEISQLDCIRKAKDIGFDAIEFVDILAPEGTSKEEYAKRLSDECKHLNMPVSSFTFGADLLNGSEGNIHHEIERVKKMVDIAVILGAKVIRHDATTGDGRSFDSILPFLADTCHEITIYAASKGVRTTVENHGFFCQDSDRMEKLYNAVNHENFGLLLDMGNFLCADEAPEKAFGRLAPYAFYAHAKDFHMKSAMLPDPGEGFFKTRSGNYLRGAIVGHGDVPVLHCIKALKNARYDGYISIEFEGMEENMKALTIGMNNLRRYIKEA, from the coding sequence ATGAAAATATCAGCCAGTACATATAGCTTTGGAAACATGTTATATTCGGGTGAAATCAGTCAGCTTGACTGCATCCGAAAAGCAAAGGACATTGGTTTTGATGCGATAGAATTTGTAGATATACTTGCACCGGAGGGTACCTCAAAGGAAGAGTATGCCAAAAGATTATCAGATGAATGTAAGCATCTTAACATGCCTGTGTCCAGTTTTACCTTTGGTGCCGATTTGTTAAATGGAAGCGAAGGCAATATTCATCATGAAATTGAGCGAGTGAAGAAAATGGTGGATATCGCGGTTATTCTGGGAGCCAAGGTTATCCGGCATGATGCTACCACCGGCGACGGCAGATCCTTTGATTCCATATTACCGTTTCTGGCTGATACCTGCCACGAAATTACAATATATGCGGCCTCCAAAGGGGTACGAACTACCGTAGAAAATCACGGGTTTTTCTGTCAGGATAGTGACAGGATGGAAAAATTATATAATGCCGTTAATCATGAGAATTTCGGACTGCTTCTTGATATGGGTAACTTTTTATGTGCTGATGAAGCACCTGAAAAGGCCTTTGGAAGGCTTGCACCTTATGCCTTTTATGCACATGCGAAGGATTTTCATATGAAATCCGCAATGCTGCCCGATCCCGGTGAGGGATTTTTTAAAACAAGAAGCGGTAATTATCTAAGAGGAGCCATTGTTGGCCATGGGGATGTTCCGGTCCTTCACTGTATCAAAGCTCTAAAGAATGCAAGATATGATGGTTACATTTCCATTGAATTTGAGGGAATGGAAGAAAATATGAAAGCTCTCACAATCGGAATGAACAATTTAAGACGTTATATAAAAGAAGCATAA
- a CDS encoding DUF1048 domain-containing protein — MSIQDIIEGKKEWRAHMARVKGLPQEYQIVYKEIQKYLYKVGPVELTEGTGLLSGIVDLFEEGAAMRKDVLEVTGSDVAAFCDDLIKDSKTYADIYQESANEDVYKAIKKSSDK; from the coding sequence ATGAGTATTCAGGATATCATTGAAGGTAAAAAAGAGTGGAGAGCTCACATGGCACGTGTCAAAGGGCTTCCGCAGGAGTATCAGATTGTATATAAGGAAATCCAAAAATATCTCTACAAAGTTGGTCCTGTGGAACTGACAGAAGGGACTGGGTTACTCTCAGGAATTGTCGATCTTTTTGAAGAAGGTGCGGCAATGAGGAAAGATGTACTGGAAGTGACAGGCAGTGATGTAGCGGCATTCTGTGACGATTTGATAAAGGATTCTAAAACTTATGCGGATATCTATCAGGAATCCGCAAACGAAGATGTTTATAAAGCAATCAAAAAATCATCGGATAAATAA
- a CDS encoding 4Fe-4S dicluster domain-containing protein, which produces MGHITSRDAYKNLEERINWFTQGAPVSDSLYKILQVLFTEKEAKWMALLPVRPFTAKKAAKIWNTSEGKAEAFLEHLCDKALLVDSFYKGVRQFVMPPPMAGFIEFALMRTRGDIDQKYLSELYYQYMNVEEDFVKDLFYATETHLGRVYVQEPVLTNRNTIHILDYERASHIVEEASHIGLGTCYCRHKMLHAGHPCEIDAPLDVCLTFGNVARSLAEHGQHARLIDKKEAMDVLERSYAANLVQIGENVREDPAFICNCCGCCCEALQAARKFSPMQPVATTNYIPKISDECVGCGKCEKVCPVLAISITSANEGKTAVVDKEVCLGCGVCVRSCPKGAIELVRREVQVITPVNSTHRFVLQAIEKGTLQNLVFDNQAFANHRAMAAVFGVILKLPPLKQMLASKQFKSIYLDKLLSNKSEKRP; this is translated from the coding sequence ATGGGTCATATAACTAGCAGAGATGCCTATAAAAATCTAGAAGAAAGAATCAATTGGTTTACACAAGGTGCGCCGGTATCAGACAGCCTTTATAAAATTTTGCAGGTTTTGTTTACTGAAAAAGAAGCTAAATGGATGGCACTATTGCCGGTTCGTCCATTCACTGCAAAAAAAGCAGCTAAAATCTGGAATACCAGTGAGGGAAAAGCAGAAGCGTTTTTGGAGCATCTTTGTGACAAAGCGTTGCTAGTGGATTCCTTTTATAAAGGGGTACGCCAATTTGTAATGCCGCCGCCAATGGCAGGTTTTATTGAATTTGCTTTAATGCGTACAAGAGGTGATATAGATCAGAAATATTTAAGTGAACTGTATTATCAATACATGAATGTGGAAGAAGATTTTGTAAAGGACTTGTTTTACGCAACAGAAACACATCTTGGACGAGTATACGTGCAGGAACCGGTTCTGACCAATCGTAACACAATTCATATCCTGGATTATGAAAGAGCAAGTCATATTGTGGAGGAAGCATCTCATATAGGTCTTGGAACATGTTATTGCAGGCATAAGATGTTACATGCAGGGCACCCATGCGAAATAGATGCTCCTTTGGATGTTTGTCTTACCTTTGGAAATGTTGCCCGTTCACTTGCAGAGCATGGGCAGCATGCAAGACTAATTGACAAGAAAGAGGCTATGGATGTATTAGAACGTTCTTATGCGGCGAATTTGGTGCAAATCGGTGAAAATGTACGTGAGGACCCGGCATTTATATGTAATTGCTGCGGCTGTTGTTGCGAAGCCCTGCAGGCTGCTAGAAAATTTAGTCCCATGCAGCCGGTGGCTACTACGAATTATATACCAAAAATATCGGATGAATGTGTGGGATGCGGCAAATGCGAAAAGGTATGTCCGGTATTAGCAATTTCAATAACAAGTGCAAATGAGGGTAAGACAGCGGTGGTGGATAAAGAGGTTTGTCTTGGTTGTGGTGTATGTGTACGCAGCTGCCCCAAAGGTGCAATAGAATTAGTACGCAGAGAGGTTCAAGTGATTACGCCGGTAAATAGTACCCATAGGTTTGTATTACAGGCAATTGAAAAAGGAACCCTCCAGAATCTAGTGTTCGATAATCAGGCATTTGCTAATCATCGTGCAATGGCAGCAGTATTTGGAGTTATCCTTAAATTACCGCCATTAAAGCAGATGTTAGCCAGTAAGCAGTTCAAATCCATCTATCTGGATAAGCTGTTATCTAATAAGAGTGAGAAAAGACCGTAA
- a CDS encoding cysteine-rich KTR domain-containing protein, whose protein sequence is MGKYDWILCPVCGNKTRVKIREDTVLQNFPLFCPKCKQETMINVKQLNISIIKEPDAKTQSR, encoded by the coding sequence GTGGGTAAATACGATTGGATATTATGCCCGGTCTGCGGCAATAAAACAAGAGTCAAAATACGTGAGGATACAGTGCTTCAGAACTTCCCGCTGTTTTGTCCCAAGTGTAAACAGGAAACAATGATTAACGTAAAACAATTGAATATTTCAATTATCAAAGAGCCAGACGCTAAGACGCAGAGCCGATAA
- a CDS encoding AraC family transcriptional regulator, which translates to MGVKTYFEVQNFKAVRFIGKEVVVGKKNPVPELWNNILKDGTNDFLQNLPERVSPLGDTIGWMGEYNPQTKEFVYIAGVFAKPDAIVPDGFSYRDIPDCLMGIGWIQGNTSHLEKGAHTKTEKVMRENGYVPDYSVVGISMEYYSFEKYAKIVEDGNNLFTFGYYLPCKKLEY; encoded by the coding sequence ATGGGAGTAAAAACATACTTTGAAGTACAAAACTTTAAAGCAGTCAGATTCATAGGAAAAGAGGTTGTCGTTGGAAAGAAGAATCCTGTTCCGGAGTTATGGAATAATATTCTAAAGGATGGAACAAACGATTTTCTGCAAAACTTGCCTGAACGCGTATCTCCCCTTGGAGATACCATTGGATGGATGGGGGAATATAATCCCCAGACAAAAGAGTTTGTATATATTGCCGGAGTATTTGCCAAGCCGGATGCAATTGTACCTGATGGATTCTCTTACCGTGATATTCCTGACTGTCTCATGGGAATTGGTTGGATACAAGGAAATACCTCTCATCTGGAAAAAGGAGCTCATACTAAGACAGAGAAGGTAATGAGAGAAAATGGCTATGTACCGGATTATTCAGTTGTTGGAATATCCATGGAATACTACTCCTTTGAGAAGTATGCGAAAATAGTAGAGGACGGGAATAATCTCTTTACTTTTGGATATTATCTGCCGTGTAAAAAACTGGAATATTAG
- a CDS encoding ABC transporter permease: MESINKYFLKDMSVMFGRSMRHIFRSLDTIITVCITPVAMMLLFVYVFGGAIETGTGNYVNYLLPGIMLMAIGSGIAYVAYRLFMDKQRGIFERFHSMPIARSAVLWGHVLTSIISNGISVVVIILVALLMGFRSSAGVLDWLIVFGILGIFTLALTWIAVIAGLAAKTPDGAGAFSYPIIFLPFISSAFVPTDTMPLAVRVFAENQPVTPIVEAIRNLLENQPVGRDIWYALAWCIAIAVVAYFFAMRSYKKL; this comes from the coding sequence ATGGAATCTATCAATAAATATTTTCTAAAAGATATGAGTGTTATGTTTGGGCGTTCTATGCGTCATATTTTTCGAAGTCTGGATACTATTATTACAGTATGTATTACTCCAGTTGCAATGATGTTACTATTTGTCTATGTATTTGGCGGTGCTATCGAAACTGGTACCGGAAATTATGTGAATTATCTTTTACCGGGAATTATGTTAATGGCTATTGGCAGTGGAATTGCATATGTGGCTTATCGTTTATTTATGGATAAACAGCGTGGTATTTTTGAACGATTTCATTCTATGCCTATTGCGCGTTCTGCCGTACTATGGGGGCATGTATTAACTTCAATAATATCGAATGGAATTTCAGTAGTTGTGATAATACTTGTAGCATTACTAATGGGTTTTCGTTCTTCGGCTGGAGTTTTGGATTGGCTGATTGTTTTTGGAATCCTAGGAATATTCACGCTAGCTCTAACTTGGATTGCTGTAATAGCGGGACTTGCAGCTAAAACACCGGATGGTGCAGGCGCATTTTCATATCCGATTATATTTTTACCGTTTATCAGTTCTGCGTTTGTACCAACTGATACAATGCCTTTAGCAGTTCGTGTATTTGCAGAAAACCAGCCTGTAACACCAATTGTAGAAGCAATCCGTAACCTGTTAGAGAACCAACCGGTTGGCAGGGATATTTGGTATGCCCTTGCATGGTGTATAGCAATAGCTGTTGTTGCTTATTTCTTTGCAATGAGAAGTTATAAGAAGCTATAA
- a CDS encoding AraC family transcriptional regulator produces the protein MHAWEAIQKTLDYIEEHITEEIEIEELADTASLSLFYYQRLFSRLVKKPVREYIKMRRMAIVLEVLQNKNKRILDIALEYGFGSHETFTRGFKELYGMTPEQYREKPISLNRFDKPDLLLGYTLIDEGVPLISEGLVLEMNRRLLKEPIYFVGFFDYVPNAGQLPVGESTGVDVPGEIWRRFHQEKALIARKANGREIGVAYLGDAPTGCFTYFAGAEVEEVIEDEHFQSWQLPAREYIVCGFEASDFQELVTVALNKAIKYSGLWLEKHNLTMDAFSPEIYYGSTPEVSYMELYIPFIKKQ, from the coding sequence ATGCATGCATGGGAAGCAATCCAGAAAACACTGGATTATATTGAGGAACATATAACAGAAGAAATAGAAATTGAAGAATTGGCTGATACTGCTTCGTTGTCCTTGTTTTACTATCAGAGATTGTTTAGTCGTTTGGTAAAAAAACCGGTACGTGAATATATTAAAATGCGGCGGATGGCTATCGTACTGGAAGTTCTGCAAAACAAGAATAAACGTATTCTTGATATTGCTTTGGAATACGGTTTTGGCAGTCATGAAACCTTTACAAGAGGGTTCAAAGAGTTGTATGGAATGACACCGGAGCAATATCGGGAAAAGCCGATTTCACTTAACCGGTTTGATAAACCTGATTTATTGCTTGGATATACACTAATTGATGAAGGTGTACCACTGATTAGTGAGGGTCTTGTTTTAGAAATGAACCGCAGGTTATTAAAGGAACCAATTTATTTTGTGGGTTTTTTTGATTATGTTCCAAATGCCGGGCAGTTGCCAGTTGGGGAATCGACCGGTGTTGATGTACCCGGAGAAATATGGCGACGCTTCCACCAGGAAAAGGCTTTGATTGCCCGAAAGGCGAATGGCCGCGAAATAGGGGTTGCATATTTGGGAGATGCTCCAACCGGATGTTTTACCTATTTCGCTGGAGCTGAAGTGGAAGAAGTGATTGAGGATGAGCATTTTCAGTCATGGCAGTTACCTGCCCGTGAATATATCGTTTGTGGCTTTGAAGCAAGTGATTTTCAAGAACTTGTTACGGTTGCCCTTAACAAGGCAATTAAGTATAGCGGGCTATGGCTTGAAAAGCATAACCTGACGATGGATGCCTTTTCACCTGAGATATATTACGGTAGCACACCGGAAGTCAGTTATATGGAATTGTATATACCTTTCATAAAAAAACAGTAA
- a CDS encoding VOC family protein has product MFTRIDHVAFSVRDRQKSIDFYEKNFGFKAYYEHDVPGVPNLEKVVYLQLGDTVLEFEHWTDGKENRGYHFCLISDDFDSDYQRLRAAGIPIVTKPHIPEPRKPQETGWKRVVFQGPDGELIEFRG; this is encoded by the coding sequence ATGTTTACAAGAATTGACCATGTTGCTTTTTCTGTAAGAGACAGGCAGAAGTCCATAGATTTTTATGAAAAAAACTTTGGGTTCAAGGCATATTACGAACATGACGTCCCGGGAGTTCCGAATCTTGAAAAGGTTGTTTACCTTCAGTTGGGTGATACCGTGCTAGAGTTTGAGCATTGGACAGATGGAAAGGAAAATAGAGGATACCATTTCTGCCTCATTAGTGATGATTTTGATTCGGATTATCAAAGGCTGAGAGCTGCAGGAATTCCAATTGTAACGAAACCGCACATTCCCGAGCCCAGAAAGCCTCAGGAGACAGGCTGGAAAAGAGTTGTCTTTCAAGGTCCCGATGGTGAGTTAATTGAATTCCGAGGGTGA
- a CDS encoding PadR family transcriptional regulator — protein sequence MENITEMLKGVLEGCVLEIISHEETYGYEITRRLNALGFSDVVDGTVYTILVRLEKNKLVNIEKKPSDMGPPRKFFTLNDEGRAELQNFWDRWEFVASRINELKEKKE from the coding sequence TTGGAAAATATAACAGAGATGTTAAAAGGGGTACTGGAAGGCTGTGTCCTGGAAATTATAAGCCATGAGGAAACATACGGTTATGAGATTACTCGCCGCTTGAATGCTCTCGGTTTTTCGGATGTTGTGGATGGAACGGTTTATACCATTTTGGTGAGACTTGAGAAGAATAAACTTGTTAATATAGAAAAAAAACCATCCGATATGGGACCTCCGAGAAAGTTTTTTACATTAAACGATGAAGGCCGTGCAGAGCTGCAGAACTTTTGGGATAGATGGGAATTTGTAGCCTCGAGAATTAATGAGTTAAAGGAGAAAAAAGAATGA
- a CDS encoding cupin domain-containing protein, translating to MEKINIADILEFTAEKSARKAIFKAGSLDTGLLLYAPGQTTPDHKHSDIDEVFYVISGKGTISINKEEISVKEKDIIFSPAGETHGFHNTSSDNWVVLQIKIDISSKE from the coding sequence ATGGAAAAAATTAATATAGCTGATATTCTTGAATTTACCGCTGAAAAAAGCGCTCGTAAGGCAATCTTTAAGGCAGGAAGTCTGGATACAGGACTTTTGCTTTATGCTCCTGGGCAGACAACACCTGATCATAAGCATTCGGATATTGATGAAGTCTTTTATGTGATTTCCGGAAAAGGTACAATTTCAATAAACAAAGAAGAAATATCTGTAAAAGAGAAGGATATCATTTTTTCACCAGCTGGTGAGACCCATGGATTTCATAATACCAGTTCTGATAATTGGGTTGTACTTCAGATAAAAATTGACATATCATCAAAAGAATAG
- a CDS encoding DUF1048 domain-containing protein: MNFWEKITGSDMKKEFKELEARVKELPVDYQTAWDKINVNLWSYSDFTGRNLMPILDGVLGLLEETAAEGQSVQEALGDDIKGFCFALVDKEGAKSYRDKWREQLNNNVAKKLGR, encoded by the coding sequence ATGAATTTTTGGGAGAAAATCACAGGAAGTGACATGAAGAAAGAGTTCAAAGAATTGGAAGCGCGAGTAAAGGAGCTGCCAGTTGATTATCAAACAGCATGGGATAAGATTAATGTCAATCTCTGGTCATACTCAGATTTTACCGGACGTAATCTCATGCCGATTCTGGATGGTGTACTTGGACTGCTTGAAGAAACAGCCGCAGAGGGGCAGAGTGTCCAAGAGGCATTAGGTGATGATATTAAAGGCTTCTGTTTCGCATTAGTCGATAAAGAAGGAGCAAAGTCTTATCGTGATAAGTGGCGTGAGCAGCTAAATAACAATGTCGCAAAAAAATTAGGTAGATAG
- a CDS encoding winged helix-turn-helix transcriptional regulator translates to MPCDKSCPIEHTVNLIGHKWKVLILRNLFNNGTQRFNDLSKGINKISQKMLTQQLRQLEEDGIISRKVYPEVPPKVEYSLTELGQSLKPILDEMNTWGIQHLKQSNSKQQSNE, encoded by the coding sequence ATGCCATGTGATAAATCCTGCCCTATTGAACATACGGTCAATCTAATCGGGCATAAATGGAAAGTGCTTATTTTAAGAAATCTGTTCAATAACGGAACGCAAAGATTTAATGATCTCAGCAAGGGAATCAATAAGATAAGTCAGAAGATGCTGACACAGCAGTTGCGGCAGCTGGAGGAGGATGGGATTATTTCCAGAAAGGTATATCCCGAAGTACCGCCAAAGGTCGAATATTCTCTTACAGAACTGGGTCAATCTTTAAAGCCGATTTTAGACGAGATGAATACTTGGGGAATACAACACCTAAAACAAAGTAACTCAAAGCAGCAAAGCAATGAATAA